In one Kitasatospora cineracea genomic region, the following are encoded:
- a CDS encoding IucA/IucC family protein: MSAVSLAQPVSAAEQLTLRVLSALLREDVLGLRGGAVPERRADGPWLRSGAFALPVAAEGFQCEYAARLPLLEADGAPLTGLPEILARLAAEADPLDRPGHLAFAEECRQTLATMELHEAVRAGVHERLAAAYGPDPARWTGPAASLAFDTLAAYLDHPVYPTARGRSGLTDRQLRSYAPEFHPSFELRWLAVPTAELDARAMEPLPDWWPSADRFGVRGAYLALPVHPLTVDRLPDLPGAVLAEEPYLEVVPTLSMRTVAVSRDPSVHLKLPLATATLGQRNRRTIKPGTLADGAAGQLLLQAVLDREPRFAGRILHADEQSHAQAAGDELLAVLVRRQPAGLDGAVTVPLAALLAAAPGGRLVVDHLADRFYAGSVPELYRELTELLVDWQTTLFGYGIALESHQQNTSLVLDGEGGRTRLRLLYKDNDGPRINLDRLGALSPHRELFDDARIFGHRDRPLTDLFTTITGHLCTASLAFGLAEHGRAPLELTLGLLRGTLASAVDRLGPAGAPLRTDLLEARRLPVKAMVTAGTLLAKDRSGAADVNKHYTDGPNYLLGAGRP; encoded by the coding sequence GTGAGCGCCGTGAGCCTGGCGCAGCCCGTGAGCGCCGCCGAGCAGTTGACGCTGCGGGTGCTGAGCGCGCTGCTGCGCGAGGACGTGCTCGGCCTGCGCGGCGGCGCGGTCCCGGAGCGGCGCGCCGACGGGCCGTGGCTGCGCAGCGGCGCCTTCGCCCTGCCGGTGGCGGCCGAGGGCTTCCAGTGCGAGTACGCCGCCCGGCTGCCGCTGCTGGAGGCGGACGGCGCCCCGCTGACCGGACTGCCGGAGATCCTGGCCCGGCTCGCCGCGGAGGCCGACCCGCTGGACCGGCCGGGGCACCTGGCGTTCGCCGAGGAGTGCCGGCAGACCCTGGCCACCATGGAGCTGCACGAGGCGGTCCGCGCCGGGGTGCACGAGCGGCTCGCCGCGGCGTACGGCCCGGACCCGGCCCGGTGGACCGGGCCCGCCGCCTCGCTCGCCTTCGACACCCTCGCCGCCTACCTCGACCACCCGGTGTACCCCACCGCCCGCGGCCGCTCCGGCCTGACGGATCGTCAACTGCGGTCTTACGCACCGGAGTTCCACCCGTCGTTCGAGCTGCGCTGGCTGGCCGTGCCGACCGCCGAGCTGGACGCGCGGGCGATGGAGCCGCTCCCCGACTGGTGGCCGAGCGCCGACCGGTTCGGCGTGCGCGGCGCCTACCTGGCCCTCCCGGTGCACCCGCTGACCGTCGACCGGCTCCCGGACCTGCCCGGCGCGGTGCTGGCCGAGGAGCCGTACCTGGAGGTGGTGCCGACCCTGTCGATGCGCACCGTCGCGGTCTCCCGGGACCCGTCGGTCCACCTCAAACTGCCGCTGGCCACCGCCACCCTGGGGCAGCGCAACCGGCGCACCATCAAACCCGGCACCCTCGCCGACGGGGCCGCCGGACAGCTGCTGCTGCAGGCCGTCCTGGACCGCGAACCCCGGTTCGCCGGGCGGATCCTGCACGCCGACGAGCAGAGCCACGCGCAGGCCGCCGGCGACGAACTGCTCGCCGTCCTGGTCCGGCGCCAGCCCGCCGGGCTCGACGGCGCGGTCACCGTCCCGCTGGCGGCGCTGCTGGCCGCCGCGCCCGGCGGGCGCCTGGTGGTCGACCACCTCGCGGACCGCTTCTACGCGGGCTCCGTCCCGGAGCTGTACCGGGAGCTCACCGAGCTGCTGGTCGACTGGCAGACCACCCTGTTCGGGTACGGCATCGCGCTGGAGTCCCACCAGCAGAACACCTCGCTGGTGCTGGACGGGGAGGGCGGCCGGACCCGGCTGCGGCTGCTGTACAAGGACAACGACGGCCCCCGGATCAACCTCGACCGGCTCGGCGCGCTCTCCCCCCACCGGGAGCTGTTCGACGACGCGCGGATCTTCGGCCACCGGGACCGGCCGCTGACCGACCTGTTCACCACCATCACCGGCCACCTGTGCACCGCCTCGCTCGCCTTCGGCCTGGCCGAGCACGGCCGCGCCCCGCTGGAGCTGACCCTCGGCCTGCTGCGCGGGACGCTCGCCTCGGCCGTCGACCGGCTCGGCCCGGCCGGCGCCCCGCTGCGCACCGACCTGCTGGAGGCGCGGCGGCTGCCGGTCAAGGCCATGGTCACGGCCGGCACCCTGCTGGCCAAGGACCGCTCCGGCGCCGCAGACGTCAACAAGCACTACACCGACGGCCCCAACTACCTGCTCGGTGCGGGGCGGCCGTGA
- a CDS encoding ATP-grasp domain-containing protein has product MRLHLLALNPTDSVTDGFLPAAARLGLDVTILTDDAGAHQRAYAEREFRPRLVECDVRDFRSVISTVSQLGAPDAVFSNSDHLQTQTALAAEYFGLPAKDWRAALRAKDKGQLRRHLALAGLDAVRSAELPPGADPADLDVPFPCVLKPREGVASEDVSLVGDAAELARRCAEIRARRPEAVLVVEEFLAGELHTLETLGDGRTRHVLGGFRTRLSPPPDFIEEVLTFVPAHPADVTGQVLAQLDALGVGLGACHTEFVVQPDGRARIIEVNYRAIGDQCDLMLARILGIPFFELVLRAHLGERLPADLGARTDRRARNEAVLADRAGTLTAAPGPYDAESDGVTLSYRPVRRVGEHHALHHTNRDYLGVVWAVGPDQQRVDAAVAGFVAANRWEITP; this is encoded by the coding sequence TTGCGGCTCCACCTGCTCGCCCTGAACCCGACCGACTCGGTGACCGACGGCTTCCTGCCCGCCGCGGCCCGGCTCGGACTCGACGTCACGATCCTCACCGACGACGCCGGCGCCCACCAGCGGGCCTACGCGGAACGGGAGTTCAGACCGCGACTGGTCGAGTGCGACGTCCGGGACTTCCGTTCGGTGATCAGTACCGTCTCGCAACTCGGCGCCCCGGATGCGGTGTTCAGCAACAGCGACCACCTGCAGACCCAGACCGCGCTGGCCGCCGAGTACTTCGGGCTGCCCGCCAAGGACTGGCGGGCCGCGCTGCGCGCCAAGGACAAGGGCCAGCTGCGCCGCCACCTGGCGCTGGCCGGCCTGGACGCCGTCCGCTCCGCCGAACTGCCGCCCGGCGCCGACCCGGCGGACCTGGACGTGCCCTTCCCGTGCGTGCTCAAGCCGCGCGAGGGCGTGGCCAGCGAGGACGTCTCGCTGGTCGGCGACGCGGCCGAACTCGCCCGCCGCTGCGCGGAGATCCGCGCGCGGCGGCCGGAGGCGGTGCTGGTCGTCGAGGAGTTCCTGGCCGGCGAGCTGCACACCCTGGAGACCCTCGGCGACGGGCGCACCCGGCACGTCCTCGGCGGGTTCCGCACCCGGCTCTCCCCGCCGCCGGACTTCATCGAGGAGGTCCTGACCTTCGTCCCGGCCCACCCCGCGGACGTCACCGGGCAGGTGCTCGCCCAGCTCGACGCGCTCGGCGTCGGACTCGGCGCCTGCCACACCGAGTTCGTCGTCCAGCCGGACGGCCGGGCCCGGATCATCGAGGTCAACTACCGTGCCATCGGCGACCAGTGCGACCTGATGCTGGCGCGGATCCTCGGCATCCCGTTCTTCGAACTGGTGCTGCGCGCCCACCTCGGCGAGCGGCTGCCCGCCGACCTCGGCGCGCGCACCGACCGGCGGGCCCGCAACGAGGCGGTCCTCGCCGACCGGGCGGGCACCCTGACCGCCGCCCCCGGCCCGTACGACGCCGAGAGCGACGGCGTGACCCTCTCCTACCGGCCGGTGCGCCGGGTCGGCGAGCACCACGCACTGCACCACACCAACCGCGACTACCTGGGCGTGGTCTGGGCCGTCGGCCCGGACCAGCAGCGGGTGGACGCCGCCGTCGCCGGGTTCGTCGCGGCCAACCGGTGGGAGATCACCCCGTGA
- a CDS encoding ABC transporter substrate-binding protein has protein sequence MTNRKLSAAVLAAVLSTALLTACGSGGSADAGPAASQAAGGDSAAAFPRSVKHALGTAEIKAQPKRVVVLDSGELDDVTLLGITPVGAVAPHLKTEGGFPAYLKGKVDGTKDVGPMNEPNLELIASLKPDLILTSKVRHEKVYDKLNAIAPTVMAETTGEPWKANLKLYAQALGKETEAAKALGDYEARAARLGEEIKAKYNGTAPTVSVVRFVAGPTRLYQNASFSGVVLKDAGLARAIKAPDVDKAMLEVSPELINQADADLVFVTTSDDPSKTKQAEVQQTAVWQGLNAVKNGKVFTVPDETWMSGIGVQAADRMLGDIASAAGVDAPK, from the coding sequence ATGACCAACCGCAAGCTCTCCGCCGCCGTGCTCGCCGCGGTGCTCTCCACCGCCCTGCTGACCGCCTGCGGCAGCGGGGGCTCCGCCGACGCCGGGCCCGCCGCGAGCCAGGCCGCCGGCGGTGACAGCGCCGCCGCCTTCCCGCGCAGCGTCAAGCACGCGCTGGGCACCGCCGAGATCAAGGCCCAGCCCAAGCGCGTCGTGGTGCTGGACTCCGGCGAACTCGACGACGTCACGCTGCTGGGCATCACCCCGGTCGGCGCGGTCGCCCCGCACCTGAAGACCGAGGGCGGCTTCCCCGCGTACCTCAAGGGCAAGGTCGACGGCACCAAGGACGTCGGCCCGATGAACGAGCCGAACCTCGAACTGATCGCCTCGCTCAAGCCCGACCTGATCCTCACCTCGAAGGTCCGGCACGAGAAGGTGTACGACAAGCTCAACGCGATCGCCCCGACCGTGATGGCCGAGACCACCGGCGAGCCGTGGAAGGCCAACCTCAAGCTGTACGCGCAGGCCCTGGGCAAGGAGACCGAGGCCGCGAAGGCGCTGGGCGACTACGAGGCCCGGGCCGCCAGGCTCGGCGAGGAGATCAAGGCCAAGTACAACGGCACCGCGCCGACCGTCTCGGTGGTCCGCTTCGTGGCCGGCCCGACCCGCCTCTACCAGAACGCCTCGTTCAGCGGCGTGGTGCTCAAGGACGCCGGCCTGGCCCGCGCGATCAAGGCGCCGGACGTCGACAAGGCGATGCTGGAGGTCAGCCCGGAGCTGATCAACCAGGCCGACGCCGACCTGGTGTTCGTCACCACCTCCGACGACCCGTCCAAGACCAAGCAGGCCGAGGTCCAGCAGACCGCCGTCTGGCAGGGCCTGAACGCGGTGAAGAACGGCAAGGTCTTCACCGTCCCGGACGAGACCTGGATGTCCGGCATCGGCGTCCAGGCCGCCGACCGGATGCTCGGCGACATCGCCTCGGCCGCCGGCGTCGACGCCCCCAAGTAG
- a CDS encoding ABC transporter ATP-binding protein, which translates to MTTTAPSPSPDRLAARGLQLRYGDRAVVRGLDLELPGGAVTAIVGPNACGKSTLLRGLVRLLAPAAGTVTLDGADIHRMPARALARRMGLLPQQPVTPEAVTVEALVRLGRYPHQRMLTPWSAADQAAVEEALRRTGTDVLRDRPVDQLSGGQRQRAWIALALAQDTDLLLLDEPTTFLDLRHQLDVLDLVTDLHRDAGRTVVMVLHDLGQAARYADHLVVLDGGELAAAGPPGEVLTADLVERVFQVPCRIVPDPETGTPLVVPLARR; encoded by the coding sequence ATGACCACCACCGCCCCCTCCCCCTCCCCCGACCGGCTGGCCGCCCGGGGCCTGCAGTTGCGCTACGGCGACCGCGCGGTCGTCCGGGGCCTGGACCTGGAGCTGCCCGGCGGGGCGGTCACCGCGATCGTCGGGCCGAACGCCTGCGGCAAGTCCACCCTGCTGCGCGGCCTGGTCCGGCTGCTCGCCCCGGCGGCCGGCACCGTCACCCTGGACGGCGCCGACATCCACCGGATGCCGGCCCGGGCGCTGGCCCGCCGGATGGGCCTGCTGCCGCAGCAGCCGGTCACCCCGGAGGCGGTCACCGTGGAGGCGCTGGTCCGGCTCGGCCGCTACCCGCACCAGCGGATGCTCACCCCGTGGTCGGCCGCCGACCAGGCCGCGGTGGAGGAGGCGCTGCGCCGCACCGGCACCGACGTGCTGCGCGACCGCCCGGTCGACCAGCTCTCCGGCGGCCAGCGCCAGCGCGCCTGGATCGCGCTCGCGCTGGCCCAGGACACCGACCTGCTGCTGCTGGACGAGCCGACCACCTTCCTCGACCTGCGCCACCAGCTGGACGTCCTCGACCTGGTCACCGACCTGCACCGGGACGCCGGACGGACGGTGGTGATGGTGCTGCACGACCTCGGCCAGGCCGCCCGCTACGCCGACCACCTGGTGGTGCTGGACGGCGGCGAGCTGGCCGCGGCCGGCCCGCCCGGCGAGGTGCTGACCGCCGACCTGGTCGAGCGGGTCTTCCAAGTGCCCTGCCGGATCGTCCCCGACCCCGAGACCGGCACCCCGCTGGTCGTCCCGCTGGCCCGCCGCTGA
- a CDS encoding FecCD family ABC transporter permease, whose amino-acid sequence MSPDTLTPARTAPDAAAAKPGALARARRRTLLLIAAAAVLLVLMAGVALSTGQVSIALPDALRALFGFGSASDVLVVREFRAPRVLSAVVAGAGLAVAGSLLQRLFRNPLASPDVIGVTGGASFGAVLLLATGASQALTPLAALGGGLLAAALLGAFAWRSRMAVTRLVLVGLAVQAGLAAAVNLMIVRFPAELAGQALQWTTGSLYGRTWPELWGAGGAIAAVTAAVFLADRRVAVLDLGDDSAGGLGVDPHRTRLGLLLLAVVLASLAAALAGPVGFVALAVPHLVRLLAGPPTPLALALTALTGALLLTGADHLVLHVLPVHGLPVGAVTATLGAPWLLALMIRQGRPPQRSSR is encoded by the coding sequence ATGAGCCCGGACACCCTGACCCCCGCCCGCACCGCCCCCGACGCGGCCGCGGCGAAGCCCGGTGCGCTGGCCCGGGCCCGGCGGCGGACCCTGCTGCTGATCGCGGCGGCCGCCGTGCTGCTGGTGCTGATGGCCGGGGTGGCGCTGTCCACCGGCCAGGTGTCGATCGCGCTGCCGGACGCGCTGCGCGCGCTGTTCGGCTTCGGCTCGGCGAGCGACGTCCTGGTGGTGCGGGAGTTCCGGGCGCCCCGGGTGCTGTCCGCGGTGGTCGCGGGCGCCGGCCTGGCGGTGGCGGGTTCGCTGCTGCAGCGGTTGTTCCGCAACCCGCTGGCCTCGCCGGACGTGATCGGCGTGACCGGCGGCGCCTCGTTCGGCGCGGTGCTGCTGCTGGCCACCGGCGCCTCGCAGGCGCTGACCCCGCTGGCGGCGCTCGGCGGCGGGCTGCTGGCGGCCGCGCTGCTGGGCGCGTTCGCCTGGCGCTCGCGGATGGCGGTGACCCGGCTGGTGCTGGTGGGCCTGGCCGTGCAGGCGGGCCTGGCGGCGGCCGTCAACCTGATGATCGTCCGCTTCCCGGCCGAGCTGGCCGGGCAGGCGCTGCAGTGGACCACCGGTTCGCTGTACGGGCGGACCTGGCCCGAACTGTGGGGCGCGGGCGGGGCGATCGCCGCCGTGACGGCCGCCGTGTTCCTGGCCGACCGCCGGGTCGCGGTGCTCGACCTGGGCGACGACTCGGCCGGCGGCCTGGGCGTCGACCCGCACCGGACCCGGCTGGGCCTGCTGCTGCTCGCCGTGGTGCTGGCCTCGCTGGCCGCCGCGCTGGCCGGGCCGGTCGGCTTCGTCGCCCTCGCCGTGCCGCACCTGGTGCGGCTGCTGGCCGGGCCGCCGACCCCGCTCGCCCTGGCGCTGACCGCGCTGACCGGCGCGCTGCTGCTGACCGGCGCCGACCACCTCGTCCTGCACGTGCTGCCGGTGCACGGCCTGCCGGTCGGCGCCGTCACCGCGACGCTCGGTGCCCCGTGGCTGCTAGCGCTGATGATCCGCCAGGGCCGACCGCCGCAGAGGAGCTCCCGATGA
- a CDS encoding FecCD family ABC transporter permease codes for MSATPAPRSAAARQVSLLAAGLGALALCAALSLVLGSRSIPLATVVDALSGTAHGADADVVVGLRVPRTVIGIAVGAALGAAGAVAQGVTRNPLASPTTLGINAGAGFAVVTAIFALGLSHPLQYVWFAVAGATGAALLVYGMARRSGDLDPVRLALGGTVLSAVLASWTSALMLASRRTLDEARFWLAGSVGGRSLDGLYQVLPLLAVGVLLALLVAPALNALALGDETAQALGVPVARIRVLGGLAVVLLAAGSVAVAGPVAFIGLAAPHLVRPLLGNDHRVLVPGCLIAGPVLLLLADVLGRLVARPSEIEVGIVTAFLGAPLLAVLTRKAAAR; via the coding sequence GTGTCCGCCACCCCGGCACCCCGGTCCGCAGCAGCGCGGCAGGTCTCGCTGCTCGCTGCCGGCCTCGGGGCGCTCGCCCTGTGCGCGGCCCTCAGCCTCGTCCTCGGATCGCGATCGATCCCGCTCGCCACGGTGGTTGACGCCCTGTCGGGCACGGCGCACGGCGCCGACGCGGACGTGGTGGTCGGCCTCCGGGTGCCCCGGACCGTCATCGGGATCGCGGTGGGCGCGGCGCTCGGCGCGGCCGGGGCGGTCGCCCAGGGCGTGACGCGCAACCCGCTGGCGTCGCCGACCACGCTGGGCATCAACGCGGGCGCCGGGTTCGCCGTGGTGACCGCGATCTTCGCGCTGGGCCTGTCGCACCCGCTGCAGTACGTCTGGTTCGCGGTGGCGGGCGCGACCGGCGCCGCGCTGCTCGTGTACGGGATGGCGCGGCGCTCGGGCGACCTGGACCCGGTGCGGCTGGCCCTCGGCGGCACCGTGCTGTCGGCGGTGCTGGCGTCCTGGACGTCGGCGCTGATGCTGGCGAGCCGCCGGACGCTGGACGAGGCCCGGTTCTGGCTGGCCGGTTCGGTCGGCGGGCGCAGCCTGGACGGGCTGTACCAGGTGCTGCCGCTGCTCGCGGTCGGCGTGCTGCTGGCGCTGCTGGTCGCCCCGGCGCTGAACGCGTTGGCGCTCGGCGACGAGACCGCGCAGGCGCTGGGCGTGCCGGTGGCGCGGATCCGGGTGCTGGGCGGCCTGGCGGTGGTGCTGCTGGCGGCCGGTTCGGTCGCGGTGGCCGGGCCGGTGGCGTTCATCGGCCTGGCGGCGCCGCACCTGGTGCGTCCGCTGCTGGGCAACGACCACCGGGTGCTGGTGCCGGGCTGCCTGATCGCCGGTCCGGTGCTGCTGCTGCTGGCCGACGTGCTGGGCCGGCTGGTGGCGCGGCCGTCCGAGATCGAGGTCGGGATCGTCACCGCGTTCCTCGGCGCGCCGCTGCTCGCGGTGCTGACCCGGAAGGCGGCGGCGCGATGA
- a CDS encoding (2Fe-2S)-binding protein: protein MLDLPARPAPATGRLALTYRQLADACPALTFSLVDEGPVGGTPADGRERTPADGRERIPADGREWIPADRLASAVERLVDAEAARIRDRHGLAPRPHVAASRLLHHHLWTTSLLISGVWYLEGRIPLLPADHLWTDTATGDFALRPGDWAPGDGAALRDAVAAHVGPVLAAFQPLVRRGPRALWGMATDDLLSGLWYLGRMLGEEDRAVATATALLPAGARPWTGPANFRREHGGWTRTRQGCCLYYAVDPANPCATCPRRA, encoded by the coding sequence ATGCTCGACCTGCCCGCCCGGCCCGCACCCGCGACCGGCCGCCTCGCCCTGACCTACCGTCAACTCGCCGACGCCTGCCCGGCGCTGACGTTCTCCCTGGTGGACGAAGGGCCGGTGGGCGGGACGCCGGCGGACGGCCGGGAGCGGACTCCCGCGGACGGCCGGGAGCGGATCCCGGCAGACGGCCGGGAGTGGATCCCGGCGGACCGGCTCGCCTCCGCCGTCGAGCGGCTCGTCGACGCCGAGGCCGCCCGGATCCGCGACCGCCACGGCCTCGCGCCGCGCCCGCACGTCGCCGCCTCCCGGCTGCTGCACCACCACCTGTGGACCACCTCCCTGCTGATCAGCGGCGTCTGGTACCTGGAGGGACGCATCCCGCTCCTCCCGGCCGACCACCTGTGGACCGACACCGCGACCGGCGACTTCGCGCTCCGCCCCGGCGACTGGGCCCCCGGCGACGGAGCCGCCCTGCGCGACGCCGTCGCCGCCCACGTCGGCCCCGTCCTCGCCGCCTTCCAGCCCCTCGTCCGCCGCGGCCCCCGCGCCCTGTGGGGGATGGCCACCGACGACCTGCTCTCCGGCCTCTGGTACCTCGGCCGCATGCTCGGCGAGGAGGACCGCGCCGTCGCCACCGCCACCGCACTCCTGCCCGCCGGCGCCCGGCCGTGGACCGGACCCGCGAACTTCCGCCGCGAGCACGGCGGTTGGACCCGCACCCGGCAGGGCTGCTGCCTCTACTACGCCGTCGACCCGGCCAACCCCTGCGCCACCTGCCCGCGCCGCGCCTGA
- a CDS encoding GH1 family beta-glucosidase produces MTDRHDLPAGFRWGVSTAAYQIEGAVDEDGRGRSIWDTFCERPGAVKNGDSGRVACDHYHRWPEDVALMRELGLDTYRFSLAWTRVQPTGRGPANPAGLDFYERLVDGLLDAGITPLPTLFHWDLPQALEDTGGWLNRDTAHRFAEYAALAADRLGDRVPAWITLNEPFVHMVYGYALGIHAPGRTLMLDALPAAHHQLLAHGLAAAELRGRGLDVLIANNLTPVRPASDAPEDRAAAEAYDALHNRLFTDPLLLGRYPDLSAYGAGPDLHGAVRDGDLDLISAPGLDGLGVNYYNPTRIAAPTDPGLPFAEAPIEGVPRTHFGWPVVPEGLYELLLTLRGRYGDALPPITVTENGCSTDAALDDTPRIDYLAGHLDALARATADGIDVRGYCTWSLLDNFEWGEGYGERFGLVHVDFATQQRTPKASYAWYRDLIAAQRAKSVAS; encoded by the coding sequence ATGACGGACCGCCACGACCTGCCCGCCGGGTTCCGCTGGGGCGTCTCCACCGCCGCCTACCAGATCGAGGGCGCGGTGGACGAGGACGGCCGGGGACGCTCGATCTGGGACACCTTCTGCGAACGCCCCGGCGCGGTGAAGAACGGCGACAGCGGGCGGGTCGCCTGCGACCACTACCACCGCTGGCCCGAGGACGTCGCCCTGATGCGCGAACTCGGCCTGGACACCTACCGGTTCTCGCTCGCCTGGACCCGCGTCCAGCCCACCGGCCGCGGTCCCGCCAACCCCGCCGGGCTCGACTTCTACGAACGCCTGGTCGACGGCCTCCTCGATGCCGGGATCACCCCGCTGCCCACCCTCTTCCACTGGGACCTCCCGCAGGCCCTGGAGGACACCGGCGGCTGGCTCAACCGCGACACCGCCCACCGCTTCGCCGAGTACGCGGCGCTGGCCGCCGACCGCCTCGGCGACCGCGTCCCGGCCTGGATCACCCTCAACGAGCCGTTCGTGCACATGGTGTACGGCTACGCCCTCGGCATCCACGCCCCCGGCCGCACCCTGATGCTCGACGCCCTGCCCGCCGCCCACCACCAGCTCCTCGCCCACGGCCTGGCCGCCGCCGAACTGCGCGGCCGCGGCCTCGACGTTCTGATCGCCAACAACCTGACCCCGGTACGGCCCGCGAGCGACGCCCCCGAGGACCGGGCCGCCGCCGAGGCGTACGACGCGCTGCACAACCGGCTGTTCACCGACCCCCTGCTGCTGGGCCGCTACCCCGACCTGTCCGCGTACGGCGCCGGCCCGGACCTGCACGGCGCCGTCCGGGACGGTGACCTCGACCTGATCTCCGCCCCCGGCCTGGACGGACTGGGCGTCAACTACTACAACCCGACCCGGATCGCCGCCCCCACCGACCCGGGCCTGCCGTTCGCCGAAGCGCCGATCGAAGGCGTCCCGCGCACCCACTTCGGCTGGCCGGTCGTTCCCGAGGGCCTGTACGAACTCCTGCTCACCCTGCGCGGGCGCTACGGCGACGCGCTGCCCCCAATCACCGTCACCGAGAACGGCTGCTCCACCGACGCCGCCCTCGACGACACTCCTCGCATCGACTACCTGGCCGGCCACCTCGACGCCCTCGCCCGCGCCACCGCCGACGGCATCGACGTCCGCGGCTACTGCACATGGTCGCTGCTCGACAATTTCGAATGGGGAGAGGGATACGGCGAGCGCTTCGGCCTCGTCCACGTCGACTTCGCCACCCAGCAGCGGACCCCGAAGGCGTCGTACGCGTGGTACCGCGACCTGATCGCGGCCCAGCGGGCGAAGTCGGTTGCCTCGTAG